A stretch of DNA from Micromonospora sp. NBC_01813:
GGATCCGCGACTCGATGATGACGCCCAACTCGCGCACGGCGGTGTCATACATGCCTGAATCGATGAGTGGCTGGATCCGGGCCTGTGCCCGCTGCGGAATCTCCAAGCCCTTGGCCCAAATAGCGTCGAGTGCGTTCCAGCCATCGTCTGTCAGGCTGATCATGTGGCCAGGGACGACACCGAGCCAGTCGCGTGGCTCGTCGTTCGGATCGACATAGTCGTCATAGGTCTCCAGCAGGGGAAGTGAGACAGGAACCCACTGGCCGTCGACCATCTCGCCGAGCCTGTCCAGCACATCGCAGTCATGCCTGGGCAAACTGCCACGCTGATCCAACCCCAAGAGGTGTTGACGCAATTGATCGCGACGTCGTTTTTCATGCTCGCGACGCGTCAACGGTTGGACTCCAGCGACTAGTCCTCGTTCATGCGCGTCGACAAGGCCTTCGTGCCAGATGGCGCAGTGATACGACCTTTCATCGTACGGGTTGCCATAGCGACCGTACCGTGGCGCTAAGAGCAACGCACATTGGTCGATGTCGTCGACCACCTCGAATTCTGTCTGCTGCGGGAAGCTGCCCAACGTCACGACCGCCGTCTCCCAGCCGTGCTCCAGCGGATAGGCTGGCCAATCCGCGTGGATGGCCATCACGCCCCTTGATGTCATGCCGAAGTATCCCGGGTGCTCCTCCAGCCCCATGCCCGCCTCATCTTCGTAGACCGTACCGTGGCATGAGCCAGATTAGCCCTATGTCTTGACCCTCGAGACCCCGACTTCGTGGGCACGCCTCCACAGCCCGGCTGGAGCCAGACCGAGGATCGGTTCACTCATCTGGGCTACCGCTACCGGCTCGAACAACTGCTGCAATCGGCACCCAACTATACGGGTGGCGGCGGCTGGCCGAGTGGACTCATTGTGACACGTCCGTGATCGTCTGGAGCAGCAGTTCCGGCGCTGCGGTCAACGCCTCACCGAGTAGTTGCTCGATCGGTACCGCAGATTTACTGCTGTCGACGGAGATATGGTCTGCCCATGCCTCTGGTTGGTATCGGGCGAGCATCGACAACGCGTACAGGACAGCCCACCACGCCATGACTGGGTGGAGGGAGTCTGCGTTCACGCCAACAGCGGGGAAGACGTATCGATCATGCAGGCGGTAGAGAGTACTGTGCACGAGCGCCTCGGCGGTGCGCTCGTGATAGCTGCTTCGACTGGAAGGATACTCCATGTGGACGGTTCCGCCCTGGCCATCGGGATACACACCCTTAACGTAAATCGCAGATTGCCCAGCGAGCTTCGGGTACTGGCTCAGGAAGGCTTCCAGCGTTGGCGCTGGGCCCGCGTGTTGGGGCGGCGGCATGATGTCGGTCGGAATGCCTCTGACGATGAGCCGCACGGGTGGCGCCGTCTGAGCCTCATGCAGCACGCTGAGCTCATCGACGCTCACTGGCAGTGGGGCCGCACTGACTGAGCGGTCCAAGGGGAACAAGCTGCCCTCAGGCAGGGTGTTCCACAGCCCTCCCAGCGACACCGGCGCGGTGCCGCCCCAAGTCGGCGAGTTCAGGATCTTCGACAGGCGGGTGAAGCTACCTGCGACGGTATTGTCGCCGAATAGTTGGACCTTGGCGATGGGGCCGGCGAGCGTAGAGGGGTTGGCCTTGATGCCGTGCCCGACCAAGGGGTAGT
This window harbors:
- a CDS encoding YaaC family protein, translated to MAAQVGIDLVWAALRSTRAEPPAGIKGGRRKTYVAALEQAQQMFTAAANVGVATRPLLLFYALSQGGRAIAAAAKHVHNNDYPLVGHGIKANPSTLAGPIAKVQLFGDNTVAGSFTRLSKILNSPTWGGTAPVSLGGLWNTLPEGSLFPLDRSVSAAPLPVSVDELSVLHEAQTAPPVRLIVRGIPTDIMPPPQHAGPAPTLEAFLSQYPKLAGQSAIYVKGVYPDGQGGTVHMEYPSSRSSYHERTAEALVHSTLYRLHDRYVFPAVGVNADSLHPVMAWWAVLYALSMLARYQPEAWADHISVDSSKSAVPIEQLLGEALTAAPELLLQTITDVSQ